The Niallia alba genome includes a window with the following:
- a CDS encoding murein hydrolase activator EnvC family protein, with protein sequence MKKKVAKLTLVSALTISSVIAYTASTTSPVYAQGSLSELNKEKSNIENKQNDVKSKLDDSSNKLNDIHSEQESVETEIKKLNTSISSTQVKITEKKEQISTTKEEVKKLEKQIEEVTARIEKRNELLKERARSYQQTGGMVNYLDVLMGSQSFSDFIDRVGAVATIVEADQTIIKEQEADKKLLEDSKAELKSKLSSLETMLADLESLSSQLNTEKKAKDKLMAQLKEEENHVHAEMLSLEEEEQLLKDQQVAMEKAIKLEKERQAELARKAAEAERQRKEAEAKAAAERAATQKAAAQKASATKSSSNKTTSISSSSGGSSSPSVSKSSTSVSSGNFTRPAGGGYLSSGLGQRWGTFHAGVDIAATGAVPIYSAADGVVIRSYNSSSYGQVIFISHYIDGQQYTTVYAHMRDGSRLVNAGDVVSKGQRIGTMGNTGDSTGQHLHFELHKGPWNQAKSNAINPIGIVPL encoded by the coding sequence ATGAAAAAGAAAGTTGCAAAATTAACACTTGTGTCTGCGTTAACTATAAGTAGTGTTATCGCTTATACAGCATCAACTACATCACCGGTATATGCCCAAGGTTCGCTAAGTGAGTTGAATAAGGAAAAAAGCAATATTGAGAATAAGCAAAATGATGTGAAATCCAAACTAGATGATTCTTCTAATAAATTAAATGATATTCATTCAGAACAAGAATCAGTAGAAACAGAGATTAAGAAATTAAATACGTCTATCTCAAGCACACAAGTCAAAATTACCGAGAAAAAAGAGCAGATTTCTACTACAAAAGAAGAAGTGAAAAAATTAGAAAAGCAAATTGAAGAAGTAACAGCAAGGATTGAAAAAAGAAATGAATTACTGAAAGAGCGTGCGAGATCTTACCAGCAAACTGGAGGTATGGTTAATTACCTAGATGTGTTAATGGGTTCACAAAGCTTCAGTGATTTTATTGATAGAGTTGGTGCTGTAGCAACAATCGTAGAAGCGGATCAAACGATAATTAAAGAGCAAGAAGCGGATAAAAAGCTATTAGAGGACTCTAAAGCAGAGCTAAAGTCGAAATTAAGCTCACTAGAAACAATGCTTGCTGATCTTGAATCGCTAAGTTCTCAGTTGAATACAGAGAAAAAAGCAAAAGACAAATTAATGGCTCAATTGAAAGAAGAGGAAAATCACGTACATGCAGAAATGCTTTCTTTAGAGGAAGAAGAACAGCTACTTAAAGATCAACAGGTAGCTATGGAAAAGGCGATAAAATTAGAGAAAGAAAGACAAGCAGAATTAGCAAGAAAAGCGGCAGAAGCAGAAAGACAACGTAAAGAAGCAGAAGCAAAGGCTGCTGCGGAAAGAGCTGCTACACAAAAAGCTGCTGCACAAAAAGCATCAGCTACTAAATCTAGTTCGAATAAAACTACATCAATCAGCTCGTCTAGTGGAGGCAGCAGTTCTCCAAGTGTATCGAAGTCATCTACTTCTGTATCATCTGGTAACTTTACCCGTCCAGCAGGCGGCGGCTATTTATCTTCAGGGCTTGGACAACGTTGGGGTACTTTCCATGCAGGTGTTGATATTGCAGCGACTGGAGCTGTTCCGATTTATTCGGCGGCAGATGGTGTAGTTATAAGATCGTATAATTCAAGTAGTTATGGACAAGTTATCTTTATTAGTCATTACATTGATGGACAGCAATACACAACGGTTTATGCACATATGAGAGATGGCAGTCGTTTAGTAAATGCTGGAGATGTTGTTTCAAAAGGACAACGTATCGGTACAATGGGTAATACAGGTGATTCTACTGGACAGCATTTACATTTTGAATTGCATAAAGGACCTTGGAACCAAGCAAAATCAAATGCAATTAATCCAATTGGAATTGTTCCATTGTAA
- the ftsX gene encoding permease-like cell division protein FtsX, with translation MKARTVARHTKESFKSLLRNGWMTFASVSAVTITLILVGVFFVIMMNLNHVATSIEENVEIRVHIDVAATEEERNTLEDQIKAIPEVGSVVFSPKGEELDNLISSLGEDGDAFKLFEQDNPLNDVFVVKTKDPEDTLTVVDKIEKLEHAAKVRYGQGTVEKLFSAIDMSRNVGIVLIIGLLFTAMFLISNTIKITIVARRKEIEIMRLVGATNWFIRWPFFLEGMWLGILGSIIPIAAVSAVYYYAYQFLIAKLAGSYIQILDYTPFVFQVSGLLLVMGAVIGIWGSVMSIRKFLRV, from the coding sequence ATGAAGGCTAGGACAGTAGCTAGGCACACAAAAGAAAGTTTTAAAAGCCTTCTTCGTAACGGTTGGATGACATTTGCCTCTGTTAGTGCGGTAACCATCACATTAATCCTTGTTGGAGTATTCTTCGTTATAATGATGAATTTAAATCATGTAGCGACTTCTATTGAAGAAAATGTAGAGATAAGAGTGCATATTGATGTAGCAGCAACAGAGGAAGAGAGAAACACGCTAGAAGATCAAATAAAGGCTATTCCAGAAGTCGGTAGTGTTGTCTTTTCTCCTAAAGGGGAAGAATTGGACAACTTAATCAGTAGTCTAGGAGAAGATGGGGATGCCTTTAAACTCTTTGAACAGGATAATCCATTAAATGATGTCTTTGTTGTGAAAACGAAGGATCCAGAAGATACATTAACCGTAGTAGATAAAATTGAGAAGCTTGAACACGCTGCAAAAGTAAGGTATGGACAAGGTACTGTTGAAAAGCTATTTAGCGCAATTGATATGAGTAGAAATGTAGGGATTGTGCTGATCATCGGTTTACTATTTACAGCAATGTTCCTTATTTCCAATACGATTAAAATTACGATTGTTGCGAGAAGAAAAGAAATTGAAATTATGCGTTTAGTAGGAGCAACCAATTGGTTTATCCGCTGGCCATTTTTCCTAGAAGGTATGTGGCTTGGCATATTAGGATCAATTATTCCGATAGCTGCGGTTAGCGCAGTTTATTATTATGCGTATCAATTTTTAATAGCAAAATTAGCAGGAAGCTATATTCAAATTTTAGATTATACTCCGTTTGTATTCCAAGTGTCTGGATTACTTTTAGTAATGGGAGCAGTAATTGGAATTTGGGGTTCTGTAATGAGTATCCGCAAGTTTTTAAGAGTGTAA
- the ftsE gene encoding cell division ATP-binding protein FtsE, whose protein sequence is MIEMKNVMKKYANGVIAANGINVRINQGEFVYVVGPSGAGKSTFIKMMYREEKPTQGSIRINGINLEKLKDKKVPLLRRNMGVVFQDFKLLPTLTVFENVAFALEVIEENPKYIKKKVMETLELVGLKHKARMLPTELSGGEQQRISIARSIVNSPKLVIADEPTGNLDPETSWEIMNIFETINNRGTTIIMATHNREVVNTIKHRVIAIEGGRIVRDETRGEYGYEG, encoded by the coding sequence ATGATAGAAATGAAGAATGTAATGAAGAAGTATGCTAACGGTGTAATAGCCGCTAATGGGATAAATGTTAGGATCAATCAAGGTGAATTTGTTTATGTAGTAGGACCAAGTGGTGCAGGTAAGTCTACATTTATTAAAATGATGTATCGTGAAGAAAAGCCTACACAAGGAAGTATTCGAATTAACGGTATAAATTTAGAAAAATTAAAAGACAAGAAGGTTCCATTATTAAGAAGAAACATGGGAGTTGTCTTTCAGGATTTTAAGCTCCTTCCTACGTTAACTGTTTTTGAAAATGTTGCCTTTGCGTTAGAAGTTATTGAAGAAAACCCAAAATATATAAAGAAAAAAGTCATGGAGACTCTAGAACTGGTTGGATTAAAGCATAAGGCAAGGATGTTGCCAACAGAATTATCTGGAGGAGAGCAACAACGTATTTCCATTGCACGTTCCATTGTCAATTCCCCGAAATTAGTGATTGCAGATGAGCCTACCGGAAATCTGGATCCTGAAACATCATGGGAAATTATGAATATTTTTGAAACGATAAATAATAGAGGTACAACAATTATAATGGCAACCCATAATCGTGAAGTAGTTAACACGATAAAGCACCGTGTTATTGCTATTGAAGGCGGCAGAATTGTACGTGATGAAACGAGAGGTGAATACGGATATGAAGGCTAG